In the Grimontia kaedaensis genome, one interval contains:
- the recB gene encoding exodeoxyribonuclease V subunit beta: protein MPTQLLDPMSFPLHGQRLIEASAGTGKTFTIAGLYLRLLLGHGSEDTAHASPLSVDKVLVVTFTEAATQELRDRIRARIHDARLAFSRGHSDDPVIRPLLDEVQDYSYAERLLLQAERQMDEAAIYTIHGFCQRMLTQNAFESGSLFTNEFITDESALRERAVSDYWRRQFYPLPKSLAGVVRGYWESPLSLLKDISTYLSGPLVTIKAPDMPENLDDLHQENLAKIEEVKGLWREAVADLEALISGSGVDKRSYSKKSLPNWLSEVTDWASCSTTSYELPKNLERFSASMLAEKTKKGEVPAHLVFDAIDKLVANPPTLKDALTANAIRQVRTLLAQEKRRFGWLSFDDLLSQLSSALESDSEGILAERIRTLYPVAMIDEFQDTDPQQYQIFSDIYAEQPECGLFMIGDPKQAIYAFRGADIFTYIHARRQVADHYNLGTNWRSTAGVVKAVNHVLENAESPFIYNEDIPFTPVAYSPGADERYWEVNGSQQASMTLWLDETADLVSKADYEKQMAHTTASNIREVLMKAQEGKAHFCKGDKRKPIHAGDIAVLVRTGSEAAKVKIALARQGIASVYLSNRDSVFSSHLAADVQRLLAAVLTPDNERTLRAALASGLFALTASEIDTLNHDEKAWERAVMEFSTYQTVWFTRGVMPMLRQVMQRRGIAERLLCEDNGERALTDLMHLGELLQQASQTLDSHHALIRWLADHIDNPNGNSEEQQVRLESERDLVQIVTIHKSKGLEYDLVYLPFACNFRPSDRPFFHDEDHTPVLSLTEPDFAIEQADKERLAEDLRLIYVALTRAVYGCFIGLAPLKDGRKSSGDTGLHKSALGYLIQKGEASDALGLVAAVDSLAASCDGIERTAPPKVVDGKFEPELADDDVIEARTFEGRIRRDWRLTSYSGLVKQGHSSALPDLPAFDIDAAEEQHEESETETDSAPTIFQFPKGARPGTFLHTLFENVEFGQDMFSEEVAEMIRHHLLLENYDESWIPVLQKLLSDVVSQPLNDEGLMLSEVDEPARLTEMEFVMPVERLDSSRVNGLIAKHDPLSAQAGELHFDTASGMLKGFIDLVFCWQGRYYVLDWKSNYLGDSPVDYTEEALAGAMADHRYDFQYQIYSLALHRFLRQRLPDYSPEHHLGGVFYLFVRGIEAGTRHGIFYTSPSLELLNGLDAIFSGEGQLSDGESLNGDK from the coding sequence ATGCCAACCCAACTTCTTGACCCCATGTCATTTCCTCTACACGGACAGAGACTGATTGAAGCGTCTGCCGGTACGGGGAAAACCTTCACCATTGCGGGTTTGTATTTGCGGCTGCTGTTGGGACACGGCAGCGAAGATACTGCGCATGCTTCGCCCTTGAGTGTCGACAAGGTTCTGGTGGTGACTTTTACCGAAGCGGCCACTCAGGAGCTTCGTGATCGTATTCGCGCGCGTATCCATGATGCGCGTCTGGCATTTAGTCGAGGGCACAGTGATGACCCCGTAATTAGGCCATTACTGGATGAGGTGCAGGACTACTCATATGCTGAACGTTTGCTCCTGCAAGCTGAACGCCAGATGGATGAAGCGGCGATCTATACCATCCACGGTTTTTGTCAGCGCATGCTCACCCAAAACGCCTTCGAGTCTGGCAGCCTGTTTACCAATGAGTTCATTACTGATGAGAGCGCTTTACGCGAACGCGCGGTTTCGGATTACTGGCGACGTCAGTTCTATCCATTGCCAAAGTCGCTTGCAGGTGTCGTGCGGGGTTACTGGGAATCGCCACTGTCACTGCTGAAAGACATTAGCACTTATCTGTCTGGACCGCTGGTCACCATCAAAGCGCCGGATATGCCGGAAAACCTCGATGACTTGCATCAGGAGAATCTGGCCAAAATCGAAGAGGTGAAAGGACTGTGGCGAGAAGCTGTCGCTGATCTTGAAGCTTTGATCTCAGGATCAGGCGTTGATAAACGCAGCTATAGTAAAAAATCGCTGCCAAACTGGCTTTCTGAAGTTACGGACTGGGCGTCCTGTTCAACAACCAGCTATGAATTGCCGAAAAACCTTGAGCGCTTTTCTGCGTCAATGCTGGCAGAAAAAACTAAGAAAGGCGAAGTGCCGGCGCATCTGGTTTTTGACGCGATTGATAAGCTGGTGGCCAACCCACCAACACTGAAAGATGCGTTGACGGCAAACGCCATTCGTCAAGTGAGAACATTACTGGCTCAAGAAAAACGACGCTTTGGTTGGTTGTCATTCGATGACTTGCTATCACAGCTTTCATCGGCACTGGAAAGTGACAGTGAAGGCATTCTGGCTGAGCGTATCCGCACATTGTATCCGGTCGCCATGATTGACGAATTCCAGGATACCGACCCTCAGCAATACCAAATATTCAGCGATATTTATGCCGAGCAGCCTGAATGTGGCCTCTTTATGATTGGGGACCCTAAGCAGGCGATTTATGCTTTCCGTGGTGCTGATATTTTCACTTACATCCATGCACGCCGTCAGGTAGCCGACCATTACAACCTTGGTACCAACTGGCGTTCGACAGCAGGTGTGGTAAAAGCGGTCAATCATGTCTTAGAAAATGCGGAATCGCCTTTTATCTATAACGAAGATATTCCTTTTACTCCTGTGGCTTACTCACCGGGTGCTGATGAGCGCTATTGGGAAGTCAATGGCAGTCAACAAGCCTCAATGACCCTTTGGCTGGATGAAACGGCAGATCTGGTTTCGAAAGCGGATTATGAAAAGCAAATGGCTCATACTACTGCGAGCAACATCCGCGAAGTGCTGATGAAAGCGCAGGAAGGTAAAGCGCATTTTTGCAAAGGCGACAAACGTAAGCCTATTCATGCGGGAGACATCGCAGTGCTGGTGAGAACCGGTAGCGAAGCAGCCAAAGTAAAGATTGCACTGGCAAGGCAGGGTATTGCGTCTGTCTATCTCTCGAATCGCGACAGCGTGTTCTCAAGTCATCTGGCAGCGGATGTTCAAAGGCTACTTGCTGCCGTACTGACGCCTGATAATGAGCGAACACTTCGTGCTGCACTGGCAAGCGGCCTATTTGCGCTGACAGCCAGTGAAATCGATACCTTGAACCATGACGAAAAAGCGTGGGAGAGGGCAGTGATGGAGTTTTCTACCTACCAAACGGTATGGTTTACCCGAGGCGTGATGCCCATGCTCCGTCAGGTGATGCAACGTCGTGGTATCGCAGAACGCTTGCTTTGTGAAGATAATGGTGAGCGGGCACTCACTGACCTGATGCATCTTGGCGAACTTTTGCAGCAGGCAAGTCAGACATTGGATAGCCATCATGCCCTTATCCGTTGGCTGGCTGACCATATCGATAACCCTAACGGCAACAGTGAAGAGCAGCAGGTGCGTTTGGAGTCTGAGCGTGACTTGGTGCAAATCGTCACCATCCACAAATCTAAAGGTCTGGAATACGACCTGGTTTACTTGCCGTTCGCCTGCAATTTTCGCCCATCAGACAGACCTTTTTTCCATGATGAAGACCACACGCCCGTGCTGTCGTTAACCGAGCCTGACTTTGCTATTGAACAAGCAGATAAAGAGCGTTTGGCCGAAGATCTCCGACTCATTTACGTTGCTCTGACCCGTGCCGTCTACGGCTGCTTTATTGGTCTGGCACCGCTCAAAGATGGGAGAAAATCTTCAGGTGATACTGGGCTTCATAAATCGGCACTGGGTTACTTGATTCAAAAAGGTGAGGCCTCAGATGCATTGGGGTTGGTTGCTGCGGTTGATTCTTTAGCAGCAAGTTGCGACGGCATTGAGAGAACCGCACCACCCAAAGTAGTGGACGGAAAATTTGAGCCAGAGTTGGCTGATGATGACGTTATTGAAGCGCGAACTTTCGAAGGGCGTATCCGCCGTGATTGGCGCCTGACCAGTTATTCAGGTTTGGTCAAGCAAGGCCACAGCAGTGCGCTACCCGATTTACCTGCCTTTGATATTGATGCCGCAGAAGAGCAGCACGAAGAAAGCGAGACGGAGACCGACAGCGCGCCAACCATATTCCAGTTTCCGAAAGGTGCCCGTCCGGGTACTTTCCTGCACACCTTGTTTGAGAACGTCGAGTTTGGGCAGGACATGTTCAGCGAGGAAGTGGCCGAGATGATCCGCCATCACCTGCTGCTCGAAAACTACGACGAAAGCTGGATACCTGTATTGCAGAAACTGTTGTCTGATGTCGTCTCTCAACCGCTTAATGACGAAGGGTTGATGTTGTCTGAGGTGGATGAACCCGCAAGATTGACCGAGATGGAATTCGTGATGCCGGTGGAAAGGCTTGATAGCAGTCGTGTAAATGGGTTAATTGCCAAACACGACCCTCTTTCAGCGCAGGCTGGTGAGCTGCACTTTGATACCGCCAGTGGCATGCTGAAAGGCTTTATCGATTTAGTGTTCTGCTGGCAGGGACGTTATTACGTATTGGACTGGAAGTCGAACTACCTTGGCGATTCGCCAGTAGATTACACCGAGGAGGCTCTGGCCGGAGCCATGGCGGATCACCGCTATGATTTCCAATATCAGATTTACTCACTCGCCCTGCATCGTTTCCTGCGCCAGCGCTTGCCGGATTACTCGCCTGAACACCATCTTGGTGGTGTTTTCTATCTGTTTGTTCGTGGTATTGAAGCGGGTACTCGTCATGGCATTTTTTATACTTCACCTTCTCTTGAACTTCTCAATGGCCTTGATGCCATTTTTTCCGGCGAAGGGCAGCTTTCTGATGGAGAGAGCCTAAATGGCGATAAGTGA
- a CDS encoding DUF2850 domain-containing protein — protein sequence MGIVGQSLLLFAVLISGVIGYLVANDIPVFTEVDQTLIYGEWVEQGVPTYAADRFEVRKDGIYIKGARTTSYYEFTGSKLIYTVGNNTYLYTVEDKNTLQREKPYHYSTPFTRR from the coding sequence GTGGGTATCGTCGGACAATCGTTACTGCTCTTCGCCGTGTTAATTTCGGGGGTTATCGGCTACCTAGTAGCCAATGATATTCCTGTTTTCACTGAGGTGGACCAAACGCTTATTTACGGAGAGTGGGTGGAACAGGGTGTGCCAACGTACGCTGCTGATCGGTTCGAAGTTCGAAAAGATGGTATCTATATCAAAGGTGCCCGCACGACCAGTTACTATGAGTTTACGGGCAGCAAACTCATCTACACCGTCGGTAACAACACTTACCTCTACACAGTGGAAGATAAAAATACGCTCCAGAGAGAGAAGCCTTACCACTACAGCACACCATTCACCCGACGCTGA
- a CDS encoding methyl-accepting chemotaxis protein, whose product MKFVANLSVRYKLLLIVCISVISIVLLTAFQARSLHKDLLLERKSSLMQTIELATQIIDSHYQSDPSEASRERAMAAIQPLTFGTDGYFFAIDKKGTMVAGAKSLLGKDFSSFRDSKGTLLLRDFRRVAQPIDGGFTSYWFPKPGGKEPLEKVSAVKRYEPWGLLIGTGLYVDDLEALVWKETAQAALFALFVTATLVLLATVLSRMLVNSVREIQRALSVVAGGDLTARANVKSTDELGEMSRNLNAACEQLQGLLSNVDSTLLQLDCDSKTMADLANRSTDGIRNQSQELDLVASAMEEMSSAIKDVESSTLNAQESTRHSRKLVTEAEASLSASLGKFEQVNDDVIDAEKSIRELAASSDQISDVVTVINDISEQTNLLALNAAIEAARAGSAGRGFAVVADEVRKLAHSTKESTTQINAIIERLQERAQVAAKIMSSGTDKTAQSLEQARLAQTQLTALSQLINELEQMNTAVAASTSQQASASQEVARSVVNVSDISHTNREASEDTLGLSDKVKSLSDTGRSQLSKFKINA is encoded by the coding sequence ATGAAATTTGTTGCAAACCTATCTGTGCGATATAAGCTACTTCTTATTGTGTGCATCTCAGTGATTAGCATTGTCCTGCTAACAGCTTTTCAAGCGAGAAGCCTGCATAAAGACCTCCTGTTGGAGAGAAAATCTAGCTTAATGCAAACCATCGAGCTGGCGACGCAAATTATCGACAGCCATTATCAGAGTGATCCATCCGAAGCCAGTCGTGAGAGAGCGATGGCTGCTATCCAACCGCTGACCTTTGGTACAGATGGTTATTTCTTTGCCATTGATAAAAAAGGCACCATGGTAGCAGGCGCTAAAAGCCTGCTGGGTAAAGATTTCAGTAGCTTTCGAGATAGCAAAGGTACGCTACTCCTCAGGGACTTTAGACGAGTAGCCCAACCTATCGATGGCGGATTTACCAGCTACTGGTTCCCTAAACCAGGCGGCAAAGAACCATTAGAAAAAGTCAGTGCAGTAAAACGCTACGAACCTTGGGGACTGCTGATCGGCACAGGTCTTTATGTTGACGATCTGGAAGCCTTGGTATGGAAAGAAACAGCGCAGGCTGCGCTTTTTGCCCTGTTCGTAACTGCCACTCTTGTTCTGCTGGCAACTGTACTCTCGCGCATGCTGGTCAATTCAGTACGTGAAATTCAGCGTGCACTCAGCGTGGTAGCTGGTGGTGATCTAACTGCCCGCGCCAATGTCAAAAGCACTGATGAGCTGGGTGAAATGTCGCGTAACCTCAACGCCGCTTGTGAACAATTGCAAGGTCTACTTTCCAACGTGGATTCCACGCTACTTCAGCTAGATTGCGACAGCAAAACCATGGCTGATTTGGCGAACCGCTCTACGGACGGTATTCGCAACCAAAGCCAAGAGCTAGATTTAGTGGCCAGTGCGATGGAAGAAATGTCCTCTGCCATTAAGGATGTAGAATCCAGCACACTCAATGCACAAGAGAGTACGCGTCACTCCCGTAAGCTGGTAACTGAAGCTGAAGCATCACTGTCCGCCTCTCTCGGTAAGTTTGAGCAGGTGAATGACGACGTCATTGATGCTGAAAAGAGCATCCGTGAGCTGGCGGCATCAAGCGACCAAATCAGCGATGTGGTCACTGTGATTAACGATATCTCTGAGCAAACTAACCTGTTGGCGCTCAATGCCGCGATTGAAGCAGCACGTGCAGGCAGCGCAGGCCGGGGGTTTGCGGTGGTAGCAGATGAGGTTCGTAAGCTTGCGCACTCCACGAAGGAATCGACAACTCAAATCAACGCCATCATCGAAAGGCTGCAGGAGCGTGCTCAAGTCGCCGCAAAGATCATGAGTAGCGGTACAGACAAAACAGCACAAAGCCTTGAGCAGGCAAGGCTTGCCCAAACACAGTTGACAGCGCTATCTCAACTGATCAATGAATTGGAGCAAATGAACACTGCTGTGGCAGCATCCACCTCACAGCAAGCCAGCGCTTCGCAGGAAGTGGCACGCAGTGTGGTCAATGTCAGCGATATTTCTCACACCAACCGCGAAGCATCGGAAGATACACTGGGACTGAGCGACAAGGTGAAATCTCTGAGCGACACCGGACGCAGTCAATTGTCGAAGTTCAAGATCAACGCTTGA
- the recD gene encoding exodeoxyribonuclease V subunit alpha, whose amino-acid sequence MAISEKLNALYKRKAIRAIDRQFSQFIGEQLGDVESPMVGWAALVSFELGKGNVCIDLSALDSARLFDLMPLESAELAILMTPENALALVSTSPVVGDGSVPKPMVLSGSRLYLHRYWAAERLVTNEITARAKELPLPMTLRGVLDDLFLPDMALLRRFYNTWEDSEKAEKLVDFFDITDLTQVDVDVLKTALDAQATDAQVLSLVPDSARLNWQKVAAAVALSYRFAVISGGPGTGKTTTVAKLLAAIVSSSDNPNGPEIKLVAPTGKAANRLTESIGKAVAALPVSNEVRDKIPTQASTIHRLLGAIPNRVEFRHHAGNRLHLDVLVVDEASMVDLPMMARLLAALPQHARVILLGDRDQLASVEAGAVLGDICLHAGSGFSAERAKTLASLTGFCMPQEASVPVVSDGVCLLRKSYRFHAKSGVGQLAYAINAGETRWVERVLQRGFSDIALHDLDGDVYGEAIAMVVNGYRGYLSALSEGADNRTLLKHFSDIRLLCALSDGPFGVKGLNTAIEKALTKVELIAPGEEIFYPGRPIMVTQNDHGLGLYNGDIGIVVKQEEGLRVVFEMADGSVKAFLPSRLPEHQTAYAMTIHKSQGSEFSHTILMLPPTPTPVMTRELVYTGVTRAKDRLDVYATRTSLARAVKRKTQRFSGLADALHVR is encoded by the coding sequence ATGGCGATAAGTGAAAAACTCAACGCGCTGTATAAGCGTAAAGCCATCAGAGCGATCGACCGTCAGTTTTCCCAGTTTATCGGTGAACAACTCGGCGACGTTGAATCACCTATGGTGGGATGGGCTGCTTTAGTCAGCTTTGAGCTGGGTAAAGGTAATGTATGTATTGACTTGTCTGCTTTAGACAGCGCAAGGCTCTTTGACTTGATGCCCTTGGAATCGGCAGAACTTGCGATATTGATGACGCCTGAAAATGCCTTGGCTCTGGTTTCCACATCTCCAGTTGTCGGCGATGGCAGTGTACCGAAACCTATGGTGCTCAGTGGTTCCCGCCTTTATCTTCATCGCTATTGGGCCGCGGAGCGCTTGGTAACTAATGAAATTACAGCACGAGCGAAAGAGCTGCCGTTGCCGATGACGCTGCGTGGCGTGTTGGACGATCTTTTCCTGCCGGATATGGCTTTGCTTCGTCGGTTCTACAACACATGGGAAGACAGCGAAAAGGCTGAGAAACTGGTCGACTTCTTCGACATCACTGATTTGACTCAGGTTGATGTAGACGTACTGAAAACGGCGTTAGATGCACAAGCCACGGATGCCCAGGTGCTGAGTCTAGTGCCAGACTCAGCACGATTGAACTGGCAGAAGGTCGCTGCAGCCGTGGCGCTCAGTTATCGCTTTGCCGTGATCTCTGGTGGTCCGGGAACAGGAAAAACCACGACGGTAGCAAAGCTTCTGGCGGCGATTGTTAGTAGTAGCGACAATCCAAATGGCCCTGAAATCAAGCTGGTGGCACCGACGGGGAAAGCAGCAAACCGCTTGACCGAGTCCATCGGAAAGGCCGTTGCGGCTTTGCCGGTGAGTAATGAGGTGAGAGACAAAATTCCGACTCAGGCATCAACCATTCACCGACTGCTTGGTGCCATTCCAAACCGTGTTGAGTTTCGACATCATGCTGGCAACCGTCTTCACCTTGATGTGCTGGTGGTCGATGAAGCATCCATGGTTGATTTACCTATGATGGCCCGATTGCTCGCGGCATTGCCCCAGCATGCCAGAGTGATTCTTCTGGGAGATCGCGACCAGTTAGCTTCTGTAGAGGCGGGGGCGGTGTTGGGTGATATCTGTCTTCATGCTGGAAGTGGTTTTAGTGCTGAACGCGCAAAGACCTTAGCTTCACTGACAGGCTTTTGTATGCCGCAGGAAGCTTCTGTGCCCGTTGTGTCTGATGGCGTATGTTTGCTGCGCAAAAGCTACCGCTTCCATGCTAAGTCCGGTGTTGGCCAACTGGCTTATGCCATTAATGCGGGCGAAACTCGCTGGGTTGAAAGGGTGCTGCAACGAGGCTTTAGTGATATCGCCCTTCATGATCTTGATGGCGATGTGTATGGCGAAGCCATTGCTATGGTGGTCAATGGGTACCGCGGCTATCTTTCGGCATTATCAGAGGGTGCAGATAACCGCACCTTGCTGAAACATTTCTCTGATATCCGTCTGCTGTGCGCGCTTTCAGATGGCCCGTTTGGGGTTAAAGGCTTGAACACAGCGATTGAAAAAGCGCTAACCAAAGTGGAGCTTATCGCACCAGGAGAAGAGATTTTCTACCCGGGGAGGCCAATTATGGTGACGCAGAACGACCACGGCCTTGGTTTGTACAACGGTGATATAGGCATTGTGGTGAAGCAGGAAGAAGGACTTCGCGTGGTGTTTGAAATGGCGGATGGTTCAGTAAAAGCCTTTCTGCCAAGCCGTCTTCCTGAGCATCAAACTGCCTACGCAATGACGATTCACAAATCCCAGGGGTCTGAATTCAGTCATACCATTTTGATGTTGCCACCTACCCCGACCCCCGTCATGACAAGAGAGCTGGTGTATACCGGTGTGACACGGGCAAAAGACAGGTTGGATGTTTATGCCACCCGCACCAGTTTGGCGCGGGCGGTGAAACGGAAAACGCAGCGGTTTAGCGGCTTGGCAGACGCATTACACGTCCGTTAA
- a CDS encoding TAXI family TRAP transporter solute-binding subunit: MKALKPTLAAMSFAAALTAVPAQANQFVTIGTGGVTGVYYPTGGAICRLVNKTKKEHGIRCSVESTGGSIYNINTIRAGELDMGIAQSDWQFHAYNGSSKFKDQGAYKDLRAVFSVHPEPFTVVARADAGVKTFDDLKGKRVNVGNPGSGQRGTIEVLMEGMGWTMDDFKQVSELKAAEQSKALCDNKIDAMVYTVGHPSGAIQEATTACDSVIVEVNNPASNKLVSDNDYYRTATIPGGMYRGNDGDVQTFGVGATFVSSAEVPEDVIYNVTKAVFENFDDFRRLHPAFANLKKEEMVADGLSAPLHPGAAKYYKEVGLIK; the protein is encoded by the coding sequence ATGAAAGCGTTAAAACCAACTTTGGCCGCAATGAGCTTTGCAGCTGCTTTAACTGCCGTACCAGCGCAAGCTAATCAATTCGTTACTATCGGTACTGGTGGTGTCACTGGTGTTTACTATCCAACAGGTGGTGCAATCTGCCGTCTGGTAAACAAAACTAAGAAAGAACACGGAATCCGTTGTTCGGTTGAGTCTACCGGTGGTTCTATCTACAACATCAACACCATCCGTGCAGGCGAGCTGGACATGGGTATCGCTCAGTCTGACTGGCAATTCCACGCTTACAATGGTTCAAGCAAATTTAAAGACCAAGGCGCATACAAAGACCTGCGTGCTGTCTTCTCTGTTCACCCAGAACCGTTCACTGTTGTTGCACGTGCTGACGCAGGCGTGAAAACGTTTGATGACCTTAAAGGCAAGCGTGTAAACGTGGGTAACCCTGGCTCTGGCCAGCGCGGTACTATCGAAGTACTGATGGAAGGCATGGGTTGGACCATGGACGATTTCAAACAGGTTTCTGAATTGAAAGCGGCTGAGCAATCTAAAGCGCTGTGTGATAACAAAATCGACGCAATGGTTTACACCGTGGGCCACCCAAGTGGTGCAATCCAGGAAGCAACCACTGCATGTGATAGCGTGATCGTTGAAGTGAACAACCCAGCGTCTAACAAGCTGGTTTCTGACAACGACTACTACCGTACAGCGACTATCCCAGGCGGTATGTACCGTGGTAACGACGGCGACGTTCAAACCTTCGGTGTTGGTGCGACCTTCGTTTCTTCTGCTGAAGTACCAGAAGACGTTATCTACAACGTAACCAAAGCAGTGTTTGAGAACTTTGACGATTTCCGTCGTCTGCACCCAGCGTTCGCAAACCTGAAGAAAGAAGAAATGGTTGCTGACGGTCTGTCTGCACCTCTGCACCCAGGTGCGGCAAAATACTACAAAGAAGTTGGCCTGATCAAATAA
- the argA gene encoding amino-acid N-acetyltransferase, with protein MKLRSTALVNGFRQSAPYVNAHQNKTIVIMLGGEAIADSNFGNIVNDIALLNSLGLRLVLVYGARPQISQNLAKQGVETPYHKGVRVTDSAALEVVKQAAGQLQLDITARLSMSLNNTPMAGAQINVVSGNFVIAQPLGVDEGVDYCHSGRIRRIDIDGIHCQLDQHSIVLLGPVASSVTGECFNLTSEEVATQLAIRLNADKLIGFCSLQGVIGPNGNVLSELFPHQAEEILRQRATAGDENSGTVRFLRGAVAACRSGVPRSHLLSYKVDGSLIQELFSVEGIGTQIVTESAERIRQATIDDIGGILELIRPLEEQGILVRRSREQLEQEIPRFTVIDRDERIIGCAALYPYPESQTAEMACVAVHPEYRDSDRGTNLLQYIQQQAVQSGIKTIFVLTTRSIHWFREHGFVEADVTALPDAKQELYNLQRRSKILTLALNGRVMRLPSR; from the coding sequence TTGAAACTTCGCAGTACAGCACTCGTAAACGGATTTAGGCAATCTGCGCCCTATGTGAATGCGCACCAAAACAAAACCATCGTCATCATGCTGGGCGGCGAAGCCATTGCTGATTCTAATTTCGGCAATATTGTCAATGACATAGCTCTTCTTAACAGCCTGGGTTTGCGGCTGGTATTGGTGTACGGCGCCCGTCCTCAAATCAGTCAGAATCTTGCTAAGCAAGGGGTTGAAACGCCTTACCACAAAGGTGTGCGTGTCACGGACTCTGCTGCACTCGAAGTGGTAAAACAAGCTGCAGGTCAACTACAACTCGATATCACTGCCCGCCTTTCCATGAGCCTAAATAACACGCCCATGGCCGGCGCGCAGATCAACGTGGTCAGCGGGAACTTTGTGATTGCACAACCACTGGGTGTCGACGAAGGTGTGGACTACTGCCATAGCGGACGGATCCGCAGGATCGATATCGACGGTATACACTGCCAACTCGATCAGCACTCGATCGTTCTTTTAGGCCCTGTTGCCAGCTCCGTCACCGGGGAATGTTTCAACCTGACCTCCGAAGAAGTCGCTACACAGTTGGCGATTCGCCTGAATGCTGACAAGCTGATTGGCTTTTGTTCGCTGCAAGGTGTGATTGGTCCTAATGGCAATGTGCTATCCGAACTTTTCCCGCATCAGGCAGAAGAAATTCTGCGCCAGCGCGCAACAGCGGGTGATGAGAACTCCGGTACCGTTCGCTTCTTACGTGGTGCTGTCGCGGCATGCCGTTCAGGCGTGCCAAGAAGCCACCTTCTCAGCTATAAAGTCGATGGTTCACTGATTCAGGAACTCTTCTCCGTGGAAGGTATCGGTACACAGATTGTGACCGAAAGTGCAGAGCGTATCCGTCAGGCGACTATTGATGATATCGGTGGCATCCTGGAACTTATCCGCCCTTTAGAAGAACAAGGTATTCTGGTAAGACGCTCACGGGAGCAACTGGAGCAGGAGATTCCGCGCTTTACTGTGATTGATAGAGATGAGCGAATCATTGGTTGTGCGGCACTTTACCCTTACCCCGAGTCACAAACAGCAGAAATGGCCTGTGTTGCCGTTCATCCTGAATACCGTGATAGCGACCGCGGCACCAACCTGCTTCAATATATCCAGCAGCAGGCGGTGCAATCGGGTATCAAAACGATTTTTGTGCTGACCACCCGCAGTATTCACTGGTTCCGTGAGCACGGGTTTGTAGAAGCCGATGTCACTGCACTGCCGGATGCCAAGCAAGAACTTTACAACCTGCAGCGCCGCTCCAAGATACTGACCCTCGCACTTAACGGACGTGTAATGCGTCTGCCAAGCCGCTAA
- the mltA gene encoding murein transglycosylase A codes for MKKALSVVGISLLLAACARPTDRGQQYIDGRFDDVLNPVGQVASDKVRDYSLFPAQLEKVESSSPSLTKVNQDVYESVKAWLAESGEPTALGDYGLSLEQMGGGDGYGNVLFTGYFSPVIEMRHKPDALFRYPVYAMPQCDDKCPTREEIYNGALDGLGLELGYSASLIDNFIMEVQGSGFIHFGDNDQLEYFAYGGKNGHPYVSIGKVLIERDEVPREKMSLKAIKDWVAQQDEATVMELLNQNPSFVFFAPKAAHPVTGTAGIPLLSGASVAADRDFLPMGTVLLAEVPQLNEEGNWNGQHVLKLLMALDTGGAVKKNHLDLYHGMGEEAGIRAGHHKHFGRVWKLTKPVENEDSVQQ; via the coding sequence GTGAAAAAGGCCCTTTCTGTTGTCGGCATTTCCCTACTCCTTGCCGCTTGTGCGCGTCCCACTGACCGAGGTCAGCAATACATTGATGGGCGTTTTGATGATGTTCTTAACCCAGTTGGGCAAGTTGCTTCTGACAAAGTGCGTGACTATTCCCTTTTCCCTGCTCAACTTGAAAAGGTTGAATCGAGTTCACCTTCCCTGACCAAAGTGAACCAAGACGTTTATGAAAGCGTCAAAGCATGGCTGGCTGAAAGTGGTGAACCTACAGCACTGGGCGACTATGGATTGTCTCTCGAGCAAATGGGTGGTGGTGACGGCTATGGTAACGTGCTGTTTACTGGCTACTTCTCTCCAGTGATTGAAATGCGTCACAAACCGGATGCGCTATTCCGGTATCCGGTTTATGCAATGCCGCAATGTGATGATAAATGTCCTACCCGTGAAGAAATCTATAATGGTGCATTGGATGGGTTGGGGCTTGAGCTTGGCTATAGTGCTTCACTGATCGATAACTTCATCATGGAAGTGCAGGGCAGTGGTTTCATTCATTTTGGTGATAACGACCAGCTTGAGTACTTTGCCTACGGCGGCAAGAATGGCCACCCTTACGTCAGTATTGGCAAAGTGCTGATTGAGCGCGACGAAGTGCCACGTGAGAAAATGTCACTGAAAGCCATCAAAGACTGGGTAGCGCAGCAGGATGAAGCGACGGTGATGGAGCTGCTAAATCAAAACCCTTCATTTGTTTTCTTTGCTCCCAAGGCGGCGCATCCTGTGACTGGCACTGCAGGGATTCCGTTGTTGTCTGGTGCGTCAGTGGCAGCCGATCGGGATTTCTTACCGATGGGCACCGTGCTACTGGCGGAAGTGCCTCAACTAAATGAAGAGGGTAACTGGAATGGCCAGCATGTGCTGAAGCTGCTGATGGCGCTAGATACCGGTGGTGCGGTGAAGAAGAACCATCTCGATCTTTACCACGGTATGGGGGAAGAAGCTGGGATTAGAGCTGGCCATCACAAACACTTTGGGCGTGTCTGGAAGCTGACAAAGCCCGTTGAGAATGAAGATTCTGTTCAGCAGTAA